DNA from Pseudomonas mendocina:
GGAGCGCTTCCACCAGACACTCAAACGCGAAGTGCTGCATCGCGCGTTCAGCGACTTGCAGCATTGTCAGCAAGTGATGAGCCGCTGGCGAGACGAGTACAACCATTACCGTCCGCACGAAGCACTTGATCAACGGCCCCCTATAGAGCGCTATAGGCCCAGTCCACGAAGCTACCCGGAGCAACTGCCAGCCATCGAATATGAACCGGGTGATCACGTGGTGAATGTACGTCAGACCGGGCAGGTGTATTTCAAAGGGCTCAACGTCTTCGTAAGTGGAGGTCTATATGGGGAGAAGGTCGCCATCCGACCAACTGCCGAAGAGGGTGTCTACGATGTGGTATTCATCCGCAAAACGCTGCGTCAGATAGACCTGAGGCAACGGGCAACATGATCATCAACCTGTTACCCATGTCTCCCGACAGGTGTTTACCATGTCCCCCGGCTGAACAGCTAACCCACCCTACGAAACTGACCGCAGGTCATTGAGCGCCGCTCCTGTGCCATCAGGACTTGCTGCGCAAAGCCTCCAGCAGCTCCTGCTTGCGCATCCGTGAGCGCCCTGACAAGTCGCGCTTGCGCGCCAGATCCATCAATTCATCGCGGCTCATGGCTTCCAGCTTCTGTCCCGGCCGGGGAATGCCCTGGCGGGTCTTCGAGGCGCGGCGGGCGGACGATTCGCGGGCGGCCTGTTTGACCGCTGGTGGGGTGGTACGCCCCGAACCGCCTGCTTTCTCACCGCCACCGGACTGCTTGTTCACTGTCGCCCAGGCCCGGGCTTCGGCCTCGTCCGGCGGCACGCCGCGTTCCTTGTAGCTCTCCTCGATGTGCTCGGCCTTGCGCTTCTGCTTGGCGGTGTACTTGTCTTTGCTACCACGGGGCATGAGGCTTCTCCCGTCTGGCCATGAAGCGGGATTGCCACATGGCGCCTATCGGGAAAGAAGCCGCAGCAGGTGATTGGTTCCCTGTTTCGGATGATCGGACTGCGCAGATTGAGTGAACCTCTTCACGCTTTCGCTGCTCAGAAACAAAGCGTCCTTCGATGGTGAACACAGATGGAAGTGTACGAACGAATCCTCACGACTTTGGCGCAGGAGTTTTCCGATCTGCACCAGGTCGAACACCTGACCCGCGCCACACTGCGCCTGGTGCTGGCCATGTTCCTCGGCGGGTTGCTCGGCTACGAGCGCGCGGTGATGGGCAAGGCCGCCGGTATGCGCACGCATATGCTGGTGTGTCTGGGGGCAGCGATCTTCGTCATGGCGCTTGAGCAGAATGGCGCTGAATCAGACGCCATGAGCCGGGTGATCCAGGGGGTCGCCGCTGGTATCGGTTTTCTTTGCGCCGGCACCATTCTCAAGGGGCGAAGCATTTCCGACGTGAAGGGGCTGACCACCGCCGCGGGCCTGTGGGCTTCGGCGGCCATCGGTGTGGCGGTTGGCCTCGGTCGCGAGGGCACGGCCGTTCTGGCCACGGTGATCGTGCTGGTGGTGCTGCACTTGATGCCGCTGGTGGTCGACCCCAGCGCCAACATCCCCGCGGATGACGAGCCGGATTCCGAAACGCGCGACAAGCAATAGCCGCCGTACCAGGCAAAAACAGCCTGAACTTTTCCTTTCGCGCTGGCCTCGGAATTTCTGTAGGCCCGCGACACCCGCACTTCCCGCGACCCCATGTCCG
Protein-coding regions in this window:
- a CDS encoding MgtC/SapB family protein encodes the protein MEVYERILTTLAQEFSDLHQVEHLTRATLRLVLAMFLGGLLGYERAVMGKAAGMRTHMLVCLGAAIFVMALEQNGAESDAMSRVIQGVAAGIGFLCAGTILKGRSISDVKGLTTAAGLWASAAIGVAVGLGREGTAVLATVIVLVVLHLMPLVVDPSANIPADDEPDSETRDKQ
- a CDS encoding Rho termination factor N-terminal domain-containing protein, translating into MPRGSKDKYTAKQKRKAEHIEESYKERGVPPDEAEARAWATVNKQSGGGEKAGGSGRTTPPAVKQAARESSARRASKTRQGIPRPGQKLEAMSRDELMDLARKRDLSGRSRMRKQELLEALRSKS